Within Epilithonimonas zeae, the genomic segment GCTACAATACAGTAGATAATTTGATCTATGGGATAAGAACCGACACTGGTTTTACGAACTATATGGTAAGGATAGACGCCAATGGAGTATTTACCAGCTTGGGTGCTGTGACTAATTTACCAACAGGTGGCTATAACTCTGGTGCATTTGATAACGGTGGAAATTACTATTTACTTAATTCCGGGTCAACGAGGTTTTATAGAATAGATGTAACAACCAATACTGCTACATTGATTACACTTTCAAGGTCATTAAATGTGAACGATATTGTTTATGATAAAATAACAGGAATGTTTTTTGGCTACGAAGGAATATCAGGAGCTAATATATTAGTTTCTATTGACCCTGCCACCGGAACTGTTACCAATATCGGAGCAAGCGGATTACCGGATGGTACTCTCGTAGGAGCCTTGTATGTCGATGCCTCTGGAGATATTTTCGGAAATGCAGATAATGGTTCAGGCTTTTATCAATTCAATAAAACTACAGGTAGAGCCGTGAAAATTTCCAACTCGATTGGTGCCAATGGAAACGATGGGACAAATTGCCCTGATGCGGTAATTACTTTCCCGGCAGATTTGAGCGTTACCAAAACAGATGGTAAGACCTCTTATATTCCTGGTACAACCAACACCTATACTATTGTAGTAAGCAATACCAATGGGCCATACGGTGTGCTTGGAGCTACGGTGTCGGATTCTTTGCCAGCCGGCATCCCTGCTGCTAATATGTTATATTCCGTGCCTGTACTCACAGGTGGTGCGACCACAAGTATTACTGGTTCCCAAACGGGTGCTCTTAATGATGTGGTAGGTCTTCCTGTAGGCGCTACAATCACCTACACCATTACTATCAATGTCCCTGTGGCATATACCGGTAATCTTACCAATACTGTTACGGTAATTCCACCGGTAAACTCTTCAGATCCTACTCCGGGGAATAATACAGCAACAGATACGGATACTGAAATGTGGCCTACTTGTACTTTTGATAATACAAATGGCGGAAATACGACGCCTGTTCCAGTAGCAAAATCTAATATAAGTGCAAATGCCGCCCCTACTATTACATATTTACAAAATGCCTCTGCTTCCGCATCCAGAACCAATGAATTTGATTTTGGCGGAGTAAATCTTACCAATTCTACAGGGAATACAATACCAAATGTATTGATCGATATAAGTAAGTTAGGTTTCTGGACGCAGAATGTATCTGGAACTACTTTTAAAATATATGCATATAACCAAGCCAACCAAGCTTGGGAAGGGACTTTGGGTAATGGGCAGACCGCTTATTTCAAGATATTAGGTGTTTCAGTAAACGGTGCTCAAATAACAAATCCGAACATCAGGTTGCTTCCCGTCCAAAATTCTGCATCGGTAACAGGATATCATTTTGCTTCTACAAGTGATACCGTTTCTGACGTTGCGACGTCTTTTACAGATGGAGGCACAGGAACTAGTTACTCTATTACTGGTTCTACGGTTTCTCTTCCTCAAAATCTGCCTGTAATAGATTTGGGAGCTTTAGCCAATGGATCTACGCTTACAAATGTTAAAATCAGAATGGGATTGGTAATGCCGAATAATGCAGATGCCTGGGTAAACAATCCGGATACGGGAACAGGTGATATTGATTATTATGTATATGGGTTTGCGGATGTTTGGGGTACAGGTTACGATTTTGGAGATGCCCCATCAAGTTACGGGATAGCACAGCATGCTCCTTCATTATGTAGTCCGGCAATTTACATAGGACCAAACAGACAGGATTATGAAAGTTCTGTTACAGTAAATACAACAGCTGATGCTGATGACCTGAATATGCCAAATTATGATGATGAGAACGATAGCCTACCTGATTTTTCAGCAGGTCAAACTTCATATTCTATTACTTTACCATATGTAAACAACGCTGCTTCCGGTACTGTAAGTGCTTGGATAGATTGGAATAACAACGGCGTTTTTGATGCTTCGGAACGGGCCAATACAAACATATCTACAGGAAGCGGAAATATAGTTCTTACTTGGAAAACCTCTGGAGCTGCAAGCGGAGAAGGGGTAATACCATCCGGAATCACGACAGGGTATAAAATGGTGCGCACCCGTATTGGGACTATAAGTTCAGAAATATTGAGTGTGTCCGGCATAGCGAAAGATGGTGAGGTAGAAGACAGGCTTCTATTTGTTTCTGCATATTGCACCAAACCAGGAGATTTCACAACAGGAGGTACACCTACAAAAATAGGTATCACAGTTCAGGAAAAACTTTCGGGTTGGCCAGAGTCTATTCCTAATGGTCATATAGCTTTGGAATCAAAAGAAAAAGGATTTGTGATTACGAGAGTTTCGCACGTGAGTACAACACCGGATCTCACAAATGATTCTATCAAAGATCCTAAAGAGGGAATGCTGATCTATGACATTCAGGACAAATGTGTAAAATTATTCAATGGGATTACATGGAATTGTATTCGTAGAACTTGTAATGACACTAATTAAAAACGACATCAACAATGAATTATAAAATAATAATCAATAGTCTAATACTTGTTTTGCTGGCAGATTTTGCCAGCGGACAAGTCTCTATGGGAGGTAAACAAAGTGTAGAAGGAACAGCCACAATTCTGGATTTTAATAGCCAAACTGGTAATATAAAAGGAATAATCCTTCCGGCAGTGGATGATATTTCCAAAGCATTGTCTTCTGACCCTGTGAGTAATAATGGTACATTTTTATTCAATAAAAGCAATCAAAAAGTTCAGGTCTACGAGAACAACGTATGGAAAGATCTTTCGGATGCCGGAAGCAGTAGTAATCTTGTTATTAACACTTCTGATGAGAAAACTGGAGGTGTGGTTATAGGTGCTTCAAGCAGTCCTGCAAAAGGGGTTCTTATCCTGGAATCGTCGGATAAGGCAATGATCTTACCAAGAATATCAGAACCGCATAAAAATGTTAAAAGCCCTTATCCGGGAATGATGTGTTTTGATACGGTAAGCAGAACACTTGCAGTATTTGATGGTGCAAAATGGAATTATTGGAATTAACAATCTCTGATTTATAAAAGAATCCTAACGAAGTGTTTTGCTTGCGGGATCTTTTCCTGCAAGTTTTTTGGCCGGGCAGTTTTTTAAAAACTAGATTTTATCATTGTCTATTTTTTTCTGTCTGGCTTTTTTTTATCATTTGATAATATGTTTTAACATCTTATATCTTATCCAAGTCTGATTGACCATTAAAAAGCTTATATAATTAATCAGTAATAATACATACTAAATTTATTTTTCTTGTCGGAATTGACCATAACAGGCCGGCAAGTTTATTCGCCGGGCAGTTTACATCACTAACTTTCTTCATACTGCTGCCCGGTTTTTTTATAGTGATATGAAATTGCAATACAAATACTTTATCTATGGATACACAAATACAAAAAATAGATGCTGTGGTAAAACATTATTTGCAGAAAATCATACAAATATTCTGAAACTCATATTAGCGAATTAAAAGGATACTGATATCATAAATAAAAGCGTTTCATAAGTGAGACGCTTTTTACTTGTACAATTAATAATCTTTACTGCTTCTTTTCGGTTCTTTCACTTCGGGCCATTTGGTCACAGCACCTTTATCATCATTAGGCATCACGCGCTTTTCACGGCTTGTGAACTCTGGATCTTCTGACGCCATATAAGCTAAAGTCGCAGTCAGAATCACGTTATTTTTCAACTCATCGAAAATGATTTTGTCATACGTATCTTTGGTCGTGTGCCAAGTGTAACCGAAATACCCCCAATTAAGTGAACTCAACGAAAATCCTGGAACGCCCGCTGCTACGAAAGAAGCGTGGTCGGAACCACCTCCACCGGGAATTCCTGGAAAAGTACTTTTGATCTGGTCTTTTACTTTTTTAGGTGCTGCATCCAACCATCTCCCGATATAAGCATAAGAATCTTTGAAACCCTGTCCGCTGATGTCCACTACTCTTCCAGTTCCATTATCCTGATTGAAAACTGCCTGCACGCCTTTGATAATTTCCGGATTGTCGGCTACAAAACCTCTTGAACCATTCAGTCCTTGTTCCTCGCTTCCCCAAAGTCCAACAACAATGGTACGCTTTGGATTGGGATAATATTTTTTAAGGATTCTCATCGTTTCCAGCATCGTCAAAGTTCCTGTTCCGTTATCTGTTGCCCCTTGAGCACCGTCCCAGGAATCAAGGTGAGCGGAAAGAATCACATATTCGTTTGGTTTTTCTGAACCTTTTATCATTCCGATGGTGTTGAAAGATTTGGCTTCCGGAAGAACTTTGGATTGTGCATCCACTTTGATTCTCGGTTTTGCGCCTTTTTCTGCCATTCTGTAGAGCATTCCGTAATCTTCCAAATCGATATCGAACATTGGAATTGATTTCGTTTTCGCCCCGAAAATACGATTGGTACTATGGATTCCTGTCCAGTTGGAAATGGCAATTCCTGCAGCTCCCGCTTTTTCAAAAGCTTCCGGTAATGTTGTGTTATCATATCCGATAGTCTTAATATAATCTGCGAAATCCTTTTTAGCCTGTTCTTTCTCGGCTTTCAGTTTTTCGTACAATTCCGGTGTTGCAAATTCTTTGATTTGTTCATCAGAACGACCGATTTTATGATATTGCGCCATCAAAACGATTTTACCTTTCACCGACGGCAGCCATTTATCAAATTCGGTTTTGGAAGATACTTTCGGAAGAATCACCACTTCTGCTTCTACCGCTTTTTTGGTTGCCGGACTCCACGCTAATTGGGTTGCAGATAATGTTTTAGTTCTTGGATAAACCAAATCTACGTGTGTTGTTCCGCGCTGCCAGCCTTTCCACGTTCCGAATTGCTGAAGATTAGCATCGATTCCCCAAGATTTCAATTTATCGGCTGTGTAATTGTTAGCGGCTAACATCTCTGGTGTCCCGACAAGACGCGGTCCGATGCCGTCTAGAAGTTCGTAAGCCATATCTTCCAATTGGGAATTGTTATTGACTTCATTCACAAAACTTTGAACGATTGGATTAAGTTTTTCTTCAGATTTAGTTTGAGCGTTGGTTAAGGTGATTTGAGCTGCAAAGAAAACTGCAGACATTGTTAAAAATGAGTTTCTCTTCATATCTTTTATTTGATTCCGATAAAGATAGGAATAAGGGATTTAAACGCAAAGATTAAATAACGAAACTATTACTAAAGCTCGGGATCCTTCGATTAAGTATTTTTAGTGTCTATCCTAAACGTTGTCGGGCTGAGCGGAGTCGAAGCCCCTGTTAATTGAACTTAATATAAAACAAAACCCTTTCAGAGTTTGAAACTCTGAAAGGGTTGAATATTAAGAATTATTTTATTTTAAGGATTCGTCGAGAAAATAGAACCATTAGCAATCAATGCGCGTCTGTTCATTTTCAGGATATCTCTTACCCATTCTGCAAAATCTTCTGGCTGAAGAACCTTATCCGGATTACCGTCCGTCAAACCGCCATTGATGCTCATATCGGAAGCAATGGTACTCGGTGTCAGCGTAATTACACGAATATTCTGCTTTCTCCACTCTGCCATCATCGACTGTGAAAGGGAAACGACAGCCGCTTTGGAAGCCGCATAAGCCGACATATTCGGTCCGCCTTTCAATCCTGCTGTGGAAGCAACATTCACGATGTCACCTTGTCCTTTTTCTTTCAAAAACGGATAAACGGCTTTAGCTGTGTAATAAACGCCGAAAAGATTGGTTCTAATCACTTGTTCCCAAACATCCGAAGCCATTTCCTCGATGCTTCCAAAGTCACCGATTCCTGCATTGTTGACCAAAATATCGATTCCGCCTAATTCGTTTGCTAAAGATTCGATTCCTGCTTTAACTTCTAATTCGTTATCAACACTGAAAACTGCGTAAGCTACTTTCACGCCGGTTTGTTTCAGTTCGTTAACTGCTATTTTGAGATAATTTTCGTTTCTTCCCGTGATACCAACGTTCACACCTTCGTTGGCAAGAATCTGAGCTACAGCTTTTCCAAGTCCTCTTCCACCTCCTGTGATAATGGCATTTTTACCTTTAAGATTCATAATCTGATTTATAAAATTTGAAGGTGCAAATTTACCAAACACACGTTTAAAATCCGAATAAAGTCTTATGATTTAATACAAGTTTATCATTGAGAAATTCGATTGAGTTTACAAGATACTTTTTTTGGAACACAAAGTGCACGAAGTTTTTTATACATTGTTGTTTGTTAAGTTCACAAAGCCGTAAAACTTAAAAAAGAAAAGCAAGACTTATATAAGCGTAAGCGCCTTTGTGAACTAAAATATCCAAAATATTATATATTCTTCGTGAGCTTTGTGTTCAAAAATTCTCAGATAACAATTACATTAAATTATATATTTAATAAAATTTAACCTGACTATGCGACAAAATTATTTGCCTTTTAATTGGTCAGGAATGTTAGTCGTAATGAAATTGATTCCTTGATTTTTGAGTTCTTCGTAAATTTTGATATCATTCACAGTCCAGGAATTGGTAATCAAACCAAGCGAATTGGCTTCTGAAATCCAAGTCGGGTTTTTCTCAAAAACGCTGTAATGATAATCCAATCCGTCCAAACCTTCGGCTTTGATTTGCTGAGGAGAAAGATTTCCTTCAAGATACTGGACTTTTGCAGACGGATTTTGTTTCTTGATTTCTTTACAAATATTAAGACTGAATGAGATATAATCACTTTGGCTGTCGAGTCCGAGGTCTTTTACGGTTTTCAGAACTTTGGTAACGATTTCGTTTTCACGCTCTTTGGATTTGGTTGGTTTTATTTCGATAATTAATTTTACGGAAGCATCTTTCTTT encodes:
- a CDS encoding DUF11 domain-containing protein yields the protein MIKKIDFLKTSKLIAFALLFLCAVVFAQAPGIQWQKLYGGSSYEWFYKTIPTSDGGYIAVGQAASTDGDVTGTGYTKQDAWIVKTDACGNKQWDKILGGDGSDENFYDIKQTNDGGYIVVGSSDSSNNGTVSVTGKGLTDVWVVKLNSSGATQWQKLYGGSRPDQGYSVSQTLDGGYIVGGTTQSVDGDLSGNTSVLVKPVVMKLDTNGNLNWVKTYIWQSDWEILSEIIQTADGGYIFVGNSFNSGNSDAIAYKLNSTGVVTRKQLYGGNGYDRFTNVRSTSDGGYIVAGYSDTSNNGSVSATNHGGSDVWLVKLTSAGSKSWDTLLGGSGEEKITNSNLTIDTDGGYVICSSSTSSNSGNVTDTNHGAQDAWVFKTNSSGVIQWQKLIGGTADDQLFSIYNTANNNYILAGYSESSASGDIKDTNKGSLDAWLLKLGDVTPTPVITTTSATCFSAGTATISNYNASYSYTFLPVGPTIGTNGLISGMAVGTNYTVTASGGNCTSATSVSFSIAAQLSGASCSPCTSQRIINSSLVYSGEYTGWTLANTDVTRPSGSNQGVNFQRDGQINDLTQNLTKVNPQGNTSPVFNIKIGPYDAVPQASSNKASLEFYYDNVLYMRISTTNGVTTGGANVNYFNGASGNYATKVPMNTSGVGATVSATVQLTLPATVSNFGQLKIHYDGSGTTPVDDFYIGEVSLITTVATPAIPTVTTTVATCSSDGTATISNYNPSYTYTFTPTGPTVGPTGLISGMITGTNYIVKASIEGCQSSASSSFSIAASLNCTFVCNTKFYLSQYPLAGTTTLYELDNTTNPFTITSIGASPAGMKVNGIGYNTVDNLIYGIRTDTGFTNYMVRIDANGVFTSLGAVTNLPTGGYNSGAFDNGGNYYLLNSGSTRFYRIDVTTNTATLITLSRSLNVNDIVYDKITGMFFGYEGISGANILVSIDPATGTVTNIGASGLPDGTLVGALYVDASGDIFGNADNGSGFYQFNKTTGRAVKISNSIGANGNDGTNCPDAVITFPADLSVTKTDGKTSYIPGTTNTYTIVVSNTNGPYGVLGATVSDSLPAGIPAANMLYSVPVLTGGATTSITGSQTGALNDVVGLPVGATITYTITINVPVAYTGNLTNTVTVIPPVNSSDPTPGNNTATDTDTEMWPTCTFDNTNGGNTTPVPVAKSNISANAAPTITYLQNASASASRTNEFDFGGVNLTNSTGNTIPNVLIDISKLGFWTQNVSGTTFKIYAYNQANQAWEGTLGNGQTAYFKILGVSVNGAQITNPNIRLLPVQNSASVTGYHFASTSDTVSDVATSFTDGGTGTSYSITGSTVSLPQNLPVIDLGALANGSTLTNVKIRMGLVMPNNADAWVNNPDTGTGDIDYYVYGFADVWGTGYDFGDAPSSYGIAQHAPSLCSPAIYIGPNRQDYESSVTVNTTADADDLNMPNYDDENDSLPDFSAGQTSYSITLPYVNNAASGTVSAWIDWNNNGVFDASERANTNISTGSGNIVLTWKTSGAASGEGVIPSGITTGYKMVRTRIGTISSEILSVSGIAKDGEVEDRLLFVSAYCTKPGDFTTGGTPTKIGITVQEKLSGWPESIPNGHIALESKEKGFVITRVSHVSTTPDLTNDSIKDPKEGMLIYDIQDKCVKLFNGITWNCIRRTCNDTN
- a CDS encoding M20/M25/M40 family metallo-hydrolase; the protein is MKRNSFLTMSAVFFAAQITLTNAQTKSEEKLNPIVQSFVNEVNNNSQLEDMAYELLDGIGPRLVGTPEMLAANNYTADKLKSWGIDANLQQFGTWKGWQRGTTHVDLVYPRTKTLSATQLAWSPATKKAVEAEVVILPKVSSKTEFDKWLPSVKGKIVLMAQYHKIGRSDEQIKEFATPELYEKLKAEKEQAKKDFADYIKTIGYDNTTLPEAFEKAGAAGIAISNWTGIHSTNRIFGAKTKSIPMFDIDLEDYGMLYRMAEKGAKPRIKVDAQSKVLPEAKSFNTIGMIKGSEKPNEYVILSAHLDSWDGAQGATDNGTGTLTMLETMRILKKYYPNPKRTIVVGLWGSEEQGLNGSRGFVADNPEIIKGVQAVFNQDNGTGRVVDISGQGFKDSYAYIGRWLDAAPKKVKDQIKSTFPGIPGGGGSDHASFVAAGVPGFSLSSLNWGYFGYTWHTTKDTYDKIIFDELKNNVILTATLAYMASEDPEFTSREKRVMPNDDKGAVTKWPEVKEPKRSSKDY
- a CDS encoding 3-ketoacyl-ACP reductase, with the translated sequence MNLKGKNAIITGGGRGLGKAVAQILANEGVNVGITGRNENYLKIAVNELKQTGVKVAYAVFSVDNELEVKAGIESLANELGGIDILVNNAGIGDFGSIEEMASDVWEQVIRTNLFGVYYTAKAVYPFLKEKGQGDIVNVASTAGLKGGPNMSAYAASKAAVVSLSQSMMAEWRKQNIRVITLTPSTIASDMSINGGLTDGNPDKVLQPEDFAEWVRDILKMNRRALIANGSIFSTNP
- a CDS encoding glycerophosphodiester phosphodiesterase family protein, with product MKKVFCSLTLVTTMFINAQTQIIAHRGFWNTQPKTSENSIQSLENAQKLKIYGTEFDIHMTKDGKLVINHDEHHGKMEIAETDFSDLRKLKLSNGEKLPTLKDYLKQGKKDASVKLIIEIKPTKSKERENEIVTKVLKTVKDLGLDSQSDYISFSLNICKEIKKQNPSAKVQYLEGNLSPQQIKAEGLDGLDYHYSVFEKNPTWISEANSLGLITNSWTVNDIKIYEELKNQGINFITTNIPDQLKGK